From Apium graveolens cultivar Ventura chromosome 9, ASM990537v1, whole genome shotgun sequence, the proteins below share one genomic window:
- the LOC141685768 gene encoding uncharacterized protein LOC141685768 — translation MISGGPTTAGTLRNSRKAYAREVMSIVGEPSKRSKSEMTLEFGDPDLEGLKFPQDGPLVITPIIGNCPIMRVLVDNGASVDILFHDTIIRMGYNDSQLTPSDAPIYGFNHVECKVEGAIQLPVTIGEEPMEATQMLNFQVFKEASTYNAIMGYTGIHAFKAVPLTYHMVLKFPTRNGVGEARGDQKMARNCYIAALRPDGTGGQVLPIEDMDVQENDKLRGKPAEDLVPIPLAPLDPEKVTYIGTSLDKPLKGRMTTFLQKNNDNAGSTYQRLVNKIFAHLIGKTMEVYIDIMLVKSLSKADHISHLREVFEVLRHHKIMLNLAKCAFGIRSEFFFGHMVSKRGIEANPNKIKAILNMEPPRSIKDVQKMIGRIAALGRFISKSKDICLPFFKTLKKVKDFEWKVESQEAFEQLKKYMTEDPLLAKPSPEDTLYLYSRYLNKP, via the exons ATGATCTCAGGAGGACCTACAACAGCTGGTACTCTAAGGAACTCCCGAAAAGCTTATGCAAGAGAAGTAATGAGCATAGTTGGAGAGCCATCTAAGCGTTCTAAGTCAGAGATGACGCTTGAATTTGGTGACccagaccttgaaggtttgaaatttcctcaggATGGTCCTCTGGTTATCACTCCGATAATTGGAAATTGTCCTATTATGAGGGTCCTAGTGGATAATGGAGCTTCCGTGGACATTCTGTTCCATGACACAATCATAAGAATGGGCTACAACGATTCTCAACTAACTCCATCTGACGCACCCATCTATGGGTTCAACCATGTGGAATGCAAAGTCGAAGGAGCAATACAACTTCCCGTAACTATTGGGGAAGAGCCCATGGAGGCCACACAGATGTTGAACTTCCAGGTTTTCAAGGAAGCCTCAACCTACAATGCTATTATGGGTTATACAGGGATCCATGCTTTTAAGGCTGTACCCTTAACCTACCACATGGTACTGAAGTTCCCAACTAGGAATGGTGTTGGAGAAGCAAGAGGAGATCAGAAAATGGCCCGCAATTGCTATATTGCAGCACTTAGGCCCGATGGAACCGGGGGGCAGGTCCTccccatagaagacatggatgtccAAGAAAATGATAAACTACGAGGGAAGCCAGCCGAGGACTTGGTCCCAATTCCCTTAGCTCCCTTAGACCCGGAGAAGGTCACGTACATTGGGACATCTCTGGACAAGCCCTTGAAGGGTCGAATGACAACTTTCCTCCAAAAAAATAATGAT aatgcaggaTCTACTTACCAAAGACTGGTAAACAAGATATTTGCCCATCTaattgggaagaccatggaggtctataTTGATATcatgttagtcaaaagcctaAGCAAGGCCGATCATATTAGTCATCTTAGAGAGGTATTTGAAGTGCTGAGGCACCACAAGATAATGTTAAACCTAGCCAAGTGTGCTTTTGGCATTAGGTCTGAATTTTTTTTTGGTCATATGGTCTCTAAAAGGGGAATAGAGGCCAACCCCAATAAGATCAAAGCAATCCTAAACATGGAGCCACCACGCTCCATCAAGGACGTTCAAAAGATGATAGGAAGAATCGCAGCTCTAGGaaggttcatctccaagtctaaAGACATATGCCTGCCCTTTTTCAAAACTCTTAAGAAGGTGAAGGACTTTGAATGGAAAGTtgagagccaagaggcctttgaacaGCTAAAGAAGTACATGACTGAAGACCCGTTGTTGGCTAAACCAAGTCCGGAGGACACTCTTTATTTGTACTCGCGATATCTGAACAAGCCGTGA
- the LOC141685769 gene encoding uncharacterized protein LOC141685769 codes for MIEYALKFYFTTTNNEAEYKALIAGLGLARAVRAKNLKVCGHSRLVVAQVNGEFEAKDDTMAKYLRVVKGIPTHFDEWYAEHVPREENTTADALSQSASSEIENYSRSIYFQVLKTPTIHVINLIAPVGVASCWIDPIKTHFETGWLPDDAHEARMLLCLRPLEAEEALKEAHEGICGQHLGDRALANKITRLEFKEYHDDNSIELRFTSVAYPQANGQAKVANRIILDGLKKKVERLRNTWVDELLPILWAYRTTYKVTTKATPFMLAYGAEAVVPLEITHGSPMIEAFKSETNEEGMRLALDLIDEVDLVLRKIEASGVGERGKLAPNWEGPYKVRKTLGRGSYKLVTLNDDKVPRTWHASNLKAYYV; via the exons atgaTTGAATATGCTTTGAAGTTTTATTTCACGACTACGAACAACGAAGCAGAATACAAAGCATTGATAGCTggcttaggcttggctagagccGTGAGGGCCAAAAACCTGAAGGTCTGCGGACACTCAAGACTTGTAGTTGCTCAAGTTAATGGGGAGTTTGAGGCCAAGGATGATACTATGGCCAAGTACCTGAGAGTTGTAAAGGGTATACCGACTCATTTCGATGAATGGTACGCAGAACATGTTCcgagagaggagaacactacGGCGGATGCCTTGTCTCAGTCCGCCTCGTCTGAAATCGAGAATTATTCGAGAAGTATTTACTTCCAGGTCTTGAAGACCCCTACTATTCATGTCATAAATCTGATAGCACCGGTTGGTGTGGCAAGCTGTTGGATAGACCCGATCAAGACCCACTTTGAAACTGGGTGGCTCCCCGACGATGCCCATGAGGCACGCATGCTATTG TGCTTAAGACCTCTTGAAGCAGAGGAGGCACTTAAAGAAGCCCATGAAgggatttgtggacaacacttgggggaTAGGGCCCTTGCTAACAAGATTACTCGGTTGG AGTTCAAAGAGTACCACGATGATAACAGCATAGAACTTCGCTTCACCTCGGTTGCATATCCTCAGGCAAACGGGCAAGCGAAagttgctaacagaatcatccttgatggacttaagaaaaAGGTTGAACGCTTGAGAAACACTTGGGTGGATGAGTTGTTGCCTATACTATGGGCATATCGTACCACCTACAAAGTAACAACTAAAGCTACCCCATTCATGCTGGCTTACGGAGCTGAGGCAGTGGTGCCCCTTGAGATCACTCATGGATCCCCTATGATCGAAGCTTTTAAGTCAGAGACCAatgaagaaggcatgaggctcgcTCTCGATCTCATTGACGAG GTAGATTTGGTTCTGAGAAAGATTGAGGCATCAGGAGTAGGGGAGAGAGGAAAGCTAGCCCCTAATTGGGAAGGACCTTATAAGGTCAGGAAGACACtaggacgaggatcctacaagttagTGACCCTGAATGATGATAAAGTGCCTCGTACTTGGCATGCTTCAAACCTGAAGGCTTATTATGTTTAG